A window of Mucilaginibacter robiniae genomic DNA:
GCGGCAGATCTGGTATCTTTCAGTTCAAAAGAACGTGATGCTTTCAACGGGTTAGCTTTGGTTATTATAAAGGCTAAACCAGGCACATCCGGAACTATCCGGGTTAAGGCACAAAGCGGCATGTTATCTGGCCAAATAGTTATTGAAAGTAAGTAAGAAACTACAACATCTGGTAATACCAGGGCTGATTGACTTGGATAGATAATTTGATGTATGACATTTTAGTTGATGAGTGTTTGACCTTATAAACGCTGTATTTTAGTTGGAGAGTAAAGTTGATCTAGCTTTAATATTAACTCTTAAGTAACTGATTTTATTAAATTACGTTATAGGTACCAATAACGCGTAGCCTAAAAATTTCTGGGCTTTGCTGGTCAATTATAATATAATGGAAAACACATTTGGAATGGATATCATTCCGGATAATGATCAAGAACGTTTAGCAGCACTTCAACGATATCGCATACTGGATACACCTACTGAAAGAGCTTTTGATAAAGTTGTAGAACTAGCGGCCGAACTATTTCAGGTACCGGTGGCACTCATATCTTTAGTAGATGCCGAACAGGTATTTTACAAAGCCACAGTAGGCATGGGAGACGTGCGCTGCGGTAGCAGGGGCCATTGTGTTTGTGCATTAGCTATAGTAAATTCTGAGTGTACGATAATTGAAAATGCGCTGCAAGATCCATTATTTGATCATAACCCTTTGGTGCATGGTTCATTTGGTTTGCGCTTTTATGCAGGAGCGCCGCTAATTACACACGATGGTTATTTTATTGGAACTATTTGCGTTATAGATACGCAGCCAAGATTATTTAACCCGCAAGAGGAAAAAGTGTTGAAGCGCATGGCGGCTGTAGTAATGGAGCAGATTGAATTGCGATTAACCAATTTACGAGAGGCAGAAAAACAAGCTCGGGCTAATAATGAGCTTGCAGAATCGTACAAAAAACTTGCTGCCAGTGAACAACGCTTCCAAAATATACTAGATACCATGGCCGAAGGGGTAGGTATAATTGATCTGGATGGCTGTTTAACATACTCGAACGCTATGGCCCAACGTATACTGGGTTTGTCGCAAAGCGAAATCAATAAACGAACCTACTATGATGCTAAATGGCAAAATGTACGATTAGACGGTACGCCTCTGCCTAAGGAAGATCATCCGATGAGCATTATGCTAAATACGGGTATGGCAGTTTATGATTACGAGATTGGCGTAAAACCTCAAGAAGGTGAAGTGTTTTATCTATCTATTAACGCGGCACCAATTATTGATCAAAACACCGGAAAAATCACCGGCGGTATCGCAACCTTTATGGATGTAACCAACAGGCGCCGAGTTATGCAACAAAAAGATGAGTTTATCTCGGTAGCCAGTCATGAACTTAAAACTCCGGTAACCAGCCTTACGGCATCTATGCAACTCATGGAGCGGATGATTGATAATCCTAAACCGGCAGTAATAAGTAAACTTATCAATCAGGCTAATAAAAGTTTAAAGAAGCTGAACAGCTTGATTAAAGATTTACTTAACAGCACCCGCATTTCTGAGGGGCAACTCCATCTGCGTAAAGTAGAATTTACCATTGCTGATATGATTACTGACTGTTGTCATCATATTCGTACAGCTGGTAAACATGAAATTGTTTTGCAGGGAGACCTAAATTTGAAGATATATGCCGATGAGCAACAGATTGACCAAGTTGTAGTTAATTTGGTTAACAATGCGGTTAAGTATGCTCCTGATTCTAAAGAGATATGTATTACTGTTGGCCGTGAAAAAAATAGGGTTAAAGTATCTGTAGCAGACAAAGGCCCGGGCATCGATCCGGATACGATACCGCACTTGTTTGACCGCTACTACCGTGCCGATTATAGTGGTATACAATTCTCTGGGCTTGGCTTGGGACTATACATCTGTGCCGAGATTATTCGGAAACATGGTGGAGAAATTGGTGTAGATAGTCAATTAAGTGAAGGCAGTACTTTCTGGTTTACGCTGCCACTATCTTAGTCAGCTTAAATGAAATTAGGTAAATGCACCAAGGTTTTAGTAGGGAACATTTATGTGATATTCGAGTTAAAAGCCGGTATTTACCCTGGTATTAGGCTCACTAATCGATACATTTTGCAAATTCTACTCTACATTGGTTAGTTTTACCGGCTCATTAGCCTAATTGATGTTGAATAAACTTTTATCATTATTTCTTTTACTGCTAATCACTAAAGCAGGTTTCTCACAAAGTCAGGTTGCTGGTTTTATAGCAGATAATTTAACGCATAGCCCTATTCATGGGGTTACCGTAATTGTTGACCCTGGCAATCGAACCGATGTCACCGATGAAGGCGGACGATTTTCGTTCAGGAACCTGCCGGCATCGGCACGTGTAATTACATTTTCGGCGGTTGGTTATTCAAAAGCATCTATTCGCCTGGCTGAATTTAAAAGCGGACAAACCATTTACCTCGCACAGCATAATACCCAACTGGCCGATGTGATTATTGCAGCTGGCAATACAAACCCTTACAAAGCCATTAGCGAAACTGATATTAAGTTGCGTGGGGTTTCAAATTCACAGGAAGTCTTACGCATTGTGCCCGGTTTGTTTATCGGTCAGCACCAAGGTGGCGGGAAGGCTGAGCAGATTTTTTTACGAGGCTTTGATAACGATCATGGTACGGATATTAACATGAGTGTAGATGGGATGCCTATCAACATGGTATCACAAGCACACGGGCAAGGCTATGCCGACAGCCACTTCATCATTCCGGGAACTATTGAAAATACAGTTTACGAAAAAGGAATGTACAATGCCCAGAAAGGCGACTTGGCCGTAACTGGTTTTGTAGATTTTCATACTGCTGATGCCTTAAATACCAACATGATTAAGTTAGAGGCAGGACAGTACAATACCTACCGTGTGTTAGGCATGGTCAACTTGTTAAGTGATAAAGCTAAGGCTAATAACCAATCCTGGTATGCCGCCTCTGAATACCGCTACAGCAATAGTTACTTTGACAATCCGCAGCATTTTCAGCGCTTCAACTTCTTTACAAAATATCATGGCAAACTTAATGCTAACAACTGGCTTACTCTATCAGCCTCAACCCTGTACAGTAAGTGGAACGCATCGGGCCAGATACCTGAAAGTGCGGTTAATGATGGTAGCGTAGGTTTTTACGGCGCATTAAACCCCAATGAAGGTGGTATTACCTCACGTACTAACCTGAATGCACAACTAATAACCACACTGCCCAATCATGATTTAATTAAAAACCAACTATACTACTCACGTTACAAGTTTGATTTACATACCAATTTTACTTTTTACCTGGTAGATACCGTAAACGGCGATGAGATACGCCAGCGCGAAGCTCGGAACCTGTATGGCTATAATGGTAGCTACCTGCATGAAAGTTATATTGGCAATCATAAGCTAACCACCGAAGCTGGACTAAATGCCCGATTAGACGCTACTACGAATTCTGAACTTTCACATACGGTTAACCGATATACGCTGGTTGACCCAATCAAGTTGGGCGATATAACTGAACTGAATGCTGGTGCTTACCTGAATGAAACGTTTCAGCTGACCAATCGCTTTACTGTAAACGCCGGTTTGCGTTTCGATCAGTTTTATTATAAATACAATAACAAGCTGGCATCTGATAGTACTTTAAACGGTGCCGGAATTTACAAGGCTAACAATAATATCATCAGCCCTAAGCTGAAATTGAACTATCAAGCCAGTAACAAGGCCCAGTTTTACTGGTTTTTAGGTAAAGGCTTTCACTCGAACGATACTCGTGTTGTGGTGGCCGAAAAAGGTTTACAAACTTTACCCGCAGCTTACGGTACTGATTTAGGTACCGTATTAAAACCCATAAATAATCTGTTACTAAATGCCGCGGTTTGGTACAGCTATCTGCAAAAAGAATACGTGTATGCAGGTGATGGTGGAACGGTAGATTTTAGTGGCCGTACCCGCCGTATTGGGTTCGACCTTTCAGCACGTTACCAGCCGGTGAAAACCATTTACTTTGATGCTGATTTAAATTATGCACATGGTAGAGCCATTGATGATCCGAAAGGGGCTAATTACATCCCGTTAGCGCCTGTATGGAGTAGTACCGGCGGTATAACGTACATTTTTAAAGATGGCTTTAACGGAAGTTTTCGTTATCGCTGGCTAAGGGATAGACCGGCTAATGAAGATTACAGCTTGAAAGCAGAAGGCTATTTTGTAAACGATTTAGTGCTGAACTATACCAAGCGTAAGTATGAAATCGGGTTAACCATTAATAACCTGTTCAACGTGAAATGGAAAGAAACACAGTTTGAAACCGTAACCCGCCTGAAAAACCAGCAGGCGGTTGATGGTATTGCGTTTACCGCAGGTACCAAGTTTTTTGCCGTTGGGCATATTAGCTACTTTTTCAAATAATTCGCTTAGGTTGATGATTCTTTAAAAGAGTTCTAATGATAAAAAAAGCTGTTCCTGAGAACAGCTTTTTTTGTTAATTTTTTACCAGCCAGGATTTTGTACTGCCGTTTTTTGCGCTCCTGTTAGTATGGAGCCGTTTTGTTTAACACCGTCCAAATAAGTTTGCGGAATAGGGCGTAGTAAATGTTTAGGTATAATAGGTTTAGCCTCATCATTAAAAGCTGTAGCACGTGCTAACAGCGTTTTAGTGCGCGATAAATCTTCCCAGCGCATTAGTTCACCCATCAGTTCTCTGGAGCGTTCATTTAAGATGAAAGCGATAAACTTATCTGACTGAGATGCAGCACCAACTTTAGTATAAAATTCTGTGTTCGAATTAAAAATGTCGGCTTCACTGTTCAGGTGCATACTGCTTAGGGTACTAGTTGTAGTAACCGGTATGTTGTTCGATTCAAAATAAGTATTCTTATCCGAGTAAGATACATACTGAGCCGTATTGGCAGCCGTGTTATTTTTGTAAGCTATACCACCATCTACGTAAGCCGAGCGGTCTTCGCCTGCTTTGTATGCTGCGCGATCACGAACTTTGTTCAGGTATGGAATGGCACTGCCGTATTGGCCCAAGCGACCATAAGCCTCAGCTGCAATTAGGTAAGTTTCAGCCAAACGGGCCAGAATGCCATCGCGCTGACCGAACTGGGAAGCTACCGCATTACGCGAACCATCCATGAATTTTGATAGCGCTACATATTGGCTGGTGCCATAGTTGCCATGTCCGCCTAACATATTCTCGGCTTGTCCGGCAAAGTAACGTACGTACATAGAAGGTGCACGCAGGGCAATGTTCGATGAGGTATAGCGGCTATCACCAGCACCATTAACAATATACAAAATAGATTCTTCGCCGCCAGCAAATTTAGCTTTGCCTACTAAGCTGGCGTTGGGTGCAGTTGTAGCCGTCCAGGTTGGGGCAGAAGAGGGCTTGTTGCACAGGTATCTGGTTTTAAAGCTTTTCCAGAACCGGGAGTCATTCACACGGTCATATACATCTATTGCATAATCAGTAGTGCGCAAGCGTTGAAACTCACGGTCACCTGGAATGTCGCGCTGCATACCAGGCAGGTTTTGATATATGGAAGGATAATACAAGTGTACCTGGTTGCCATAACGCCCTTGCGTTGCCGTATTGTTGGAAAACTGTGCAGCCAAAATGATTTCTTTATTGGTTTCATTAGAACCATCAACAGTCGTGAAGTTCCATAAATCGCTAAAGTTTGTTGCCAGCGAAAAGCCGCCTGTATTAATTACCAAATCGGCATATTTAATAGCGTTTTGTAAATCATCGGTCATGGTCTTGCTGTTCCAATCGCTGTTAATTTCACTAGCTCGGTATAAGTACACTTTAGCCAAAAAGTGAGCAGCCGCCCATTTAGTCAGCCGCCCGGTTTCAGATACAGTAGCGGGTAATAAATTGTAAGCCTGGGTAAAGTCCTGTACAATCTGGTCACAAGTTGCTTGTGCAGTTGCACGGGTAAACTCTTCTTCAATATTAGTAGAAGGCACTAGTTTTAAAGGTACACCACCAAATTGCTTTACCAGCTTAAAGTAATCGAATGCCCGCATAAAGTAACCTTCACCCAAACGGGTGTTGGCATTAGCACCGCCTCCATAATACTGTGGCACGTTCTGAATCATGATATTGGCAGAATTAATATTCTCATACATGTTATCCCACACTGATGATACATCACCGTTTTGTGACGTTAAGTTGGCATCGTAAGAGTTAAACATCTGCTCGGTACGGTCGCCACCAACGTCAAATTCATCTGTGCCATAGTTGGTGGTTGAATAAGCCCACTCATAGTTAAAGTGGAAGCGCAAGCTTTGATACATGCCGATGGATAAGCCATCCAGTCCGCTGGCGGTTTGAAAGTTCTGCGTAGTTAGTTTGGTGATTTGGTTCTCATCCAAAAAGCTTTTTTTGCAGGAGGTAGGTGCCACCATCAGGCAAGTTGCAGCAGCGGCACTATATATAAGTTTTGATATTTGTTTCATAATAATTGCTTATAAAGATTAGAACCCAACATTTATCCCAAATACAACACCCCTGTTATAGTTGGATGTGCCCAGATCGGGATCAATCCAATTAACCTTCGAGTAAATGAGCCCTGGATTAAGTGCCTGTGCATAAACTTTCACCCTCGATAGTTTAACTTTTTTAACCAACTTGGTAGGGATGAAGTAGCCCAAAGTAATGTTTCGTATTTTGATGAACGAGCCATCCTGATAGTTCATAGAGCTTTTGAAAGCATCGCCAGCAGCACTGTTATAGTTAGGTGACGGGTAATCATTAGTAGGGTTGGTTGGCGTCCAATAGTTTACTACCCTTTGGGCAAAACGGCCTTGCAATGATTCGGCGCCGGTTTGTATAAGATAGTTCCAACGTGAGAAGATAAAGGCTGACAATTCAATGCCCTTGTAAGTAAATGTGTTGGTGATACCTCCTGTCCAGCTGGGGCTGCTGCTGCCACGCACAACACGATCATTATTAGCATCAATTTTATAGTCTCCATTCTGATCAACTACCTTAATATCGCCAGGGTTGAAAATTTGACCATTGGCTTTATACTTTGCCATTTCGGCCAGGTCTTCAGGTGTGTTTTGCCATATACGGTCTTTAACATAATCATAATACACGTTTAAGCGCTGACCAATAAACCATAGGTTGTTAATATCATTCACTTTACCGTTAGCCAAACTTACAATTCGGTCTTTATTAGCACCAAAATTTAGGGTTGATGTCCAATTAAAATCACGGCTCTTGATGTTTACCGTATTTAATGTAATCTCAAAACCTTTATTAGCAGTTTCGCCCACGTTGGTTAAGGAAGTGGTATAACCATTAATTGACAGAATGTTGCGTAATAGCAACAGGTCTGTTGTTCTGGAGGTGTATAAATCCAAAGCACCATTAACACGGCCTTTCAGTACATTGAAATCAATACCTAAGTTGTATTGGCGGGTATGTTCCCAGCCTAGCTGAGGATTGGGGAAAGAAATAGGGTTTGCTAGCGAGGCATCCGAAGAAACATAGCCGGGTTGTACTGAGCTGCCATAAGTGTAATATAAAGTTTGTAATACACCTTCTGTACTGTAAGGGCCAATGGCAGCATTACCGGTAATACCAACACCTGCCCTTAGCTTCAACTCATCTATCCAAGAAATTTTCTTGATGAAGTTTTCCTGATCCAAGCGCCAAGCTAAGGATAAAGATGGGAAGAAATCCCATTTGTGGCCGGGAGCTAATTGCGAAGCACCATCCCAGCGGCCGAAAGCAGTCAGAATATATTTACTGTTAAAATTATAGTTGAAGCGAGCCAGGTAAGATACCAATGATGATTGTACCAGATTGGTACTGAATGCATCCAATGCACTAACAGAATTGAGCTGATACCATAATTGGCTATTATAAGGCAGCTTGGTAGCCGTCATGCTTGAGGTTTCCTGACGGTACGAGGTAGAGTTTTGTAATAAAGTAATACCAAAAGAATGCTTACCTATCATTTTATCGAAGTAAATCAAGTTATCTAACGACCAGGAAAGATTATTGGTTTGATTGAGCTGGGCGTAATTGGTTGAGCCAGGCTCGCCACCGCCCCGGTTGATAGAATTTTGATCCATCCACCGGCCATTGTTGTTATTGTAAAAATCAGGGCCGAAGTTAACGCGATATTTTAAGCCTTTCAGGAAAGTAACTTCTGCATAAAATGAACCCAAAGTTCGGGTTACCTTCCTCAGGTTAATATTGTACTGATCTTCACCAATGGGGTTCAGAATATTAACATCGCCACCTGGCAGGTTAATACGGTTGCCATTGGCATCAAAAGGTACAGCATATGGCAACATGCCTTGAGCCGCGGCATAAAGACTGCCCGGGCCGGTAGCATTGGTAGTTGAAAACCCGTAATTCTGTTTACTAAAGGTTGCATCAATAGTACCGCCCATGGCAAACCATTTTACCGGGTTTACATCCACACTTACTTTGGCGCTGTAACGGGTATAATCTTGACCAAGTTGCGTACCTTCCTGGTGCAAAAATCCGAATGAACTATAGGCTTTAACTTTATCGGTACCGCCGCTGGCACTCACAATGTGGTCTTGAGTAACACCTGTTCTTTTCACCATACCTGTCCAGTCGGTTGTTGGTACTAGGCTACCATCCCAGGCGCCGTTTTGATAGCCTTTCTGAATATTGGCGAAGGCAACGGCATCATTCGGAAAGATGGCGGCATCAGCAGCTAACGTTGGTGCTCCATTAGGGTAGCCATTGGTGTATTTATATAGGGTTGGATTAAAGTTGTTTAAATAAGTTAAACGACGATAGGCATCCCTGCGGAACTCAATGTATTGACCTGAGTTCATCAATTGTAACCTATCTTTAATACCTTCAATGGTTGAAGTTCCAACATATTCAAGCGATAAACGGCCGGCTTTTCCGCGTTTGGTGGTTACCACCACTACACCGTTAGCACCACGCGAACCATAGATGGCTGTTGCAGAAGCATCTTTCAAAATGTCAATAGCTTCAATATCATTAGGATTGATATTTTCAATACCTCCTGATGATAGCGGAATACCATCAACTACATACAACGGGTTGTTGGTAGCATTAAGTGAACGGTTACCACGAATACGAATACTTCCTATTTCGCCCGGGCGCTCGCTGGAAGTAACATCTACGCCGGCTGCTTTACCCTGTATGGCTTGTAAGGCGTTAGCTACCGGCCTTGATCGTATTTCTTCAGCACTCACACTTACTACTGAAGAGGTTACATCAGTTCTTTTTACCGTATTGTAACCTACTACCACTACATCGCTAAGGGCATTTGCACTTTCTTTAAGTTGCACGTTAATTTGTGCACGGTCGTTAACAGCTAACTCTTGGGTTAAATAGCCTATGTAAGAAACTACCAGGGTAGGGTTTGCTGTACCGTCGGGAACGTTAACGGAAAAGTTACCGTTAATGTCACTTACAGTTCCATTGGTGGTACCTTTTACCTTGATGCTTACACCTATTAGAGGCGAACCCTTCTCGTCAGTAACTTTACCAGTAACTTTAGGCGGCACTTGGGGTAATTGCTCAAATCGATAATCAGCAGGATTATAATTTTGGGTGTGTGCTGTAGCGTTTTGGGGTAGTGCATTAAACAGTGATGCTACAGCGCACAAAATCAGAATCTTATTTTTGATTTTGTGCTTTGGGGCGGCTTGTAATGATAAATAGTAGAGGTTCTCTCTCATAATTATTAATTTAGGGATACATACTTGGTTGAGTGTGCAGAGATACTGCTGGTTAGTTGCTGGCTATAATTCTCTTGTCGAAATTCCTCCTTTAGTTCAAAAGTTATTGCAGAAACGGCTACAGAAATGCAGTTTATTTTAAACCTTAGCACCATAAATTCAAGACATACCTTGGCCGTTAATACACTTCAAAAGAAGTGTACCGAAGGTGGCAGGCAAGAATTTTTCATAGTGCCAGGCAGGCTATATACCACACCCTTGTAATTGCTACAATGACTTGCTGGTTAAGAAATTAATTTAAAATTGGTTAATAATTGTAGTTGATATTGTGTCAACTAAGTATCAATAATAATGAAAATATAGTACAATAATACTATAACATCGTACAACAAAAGTATCATCTGCTGTTAATACTCCTGTCCTGTACTATCCTGTATTGTAACAAACAGGATAGATTAGCGATTAAGGATTCCCTTAGGGAGATTCCGTGTAGATTGAACTGTAGGGTGTATTATAACAAAAGCTCCATATCTTATTGATGCCTTCAATAAGTTATGGAGCTATAAAGCTTTCTTTAGTAAGATAAGCCTATTTCACAGCATCACCTTCTTTAATATCATCACTGGCATGCAGCATAATTTGTTCGTTGGCTTTCAAGTTGCCAAAAACTTCGGTAGAGTCATGGCTGGTTAAGCCTTCTTTTACATCAACAAGAGCAGCCTTGCCGCTACGTACGGCCACTACATATTCCCGCTCGGTTGAACGTACAATGGCTGAATTAGGTACTAACAATGATTTAGCGCCTGATAACATCGGGATTTGAACTTCCGCATACATACCCGGTTTTAGCTTTCCGGAGATGTTCATTACATCCACCTCTATAGCTTCCTGCCGCATGGTACCTAATGCGTTAGCTGAACGGCTGATTTTAGCCGTATGCTGCTGACCAGGCATGGCGTTGAACGTAAATTGTACCGGACGTGAAAGGTTTACCTTATCCACATAATCTTCCGGTATGTTTACTTCCAGGCGCAGTCTGCGAATATCTTGCAAAATCAACATAGGCTGATCGGTAGCCTTGCCGGGTGCTACCAGTGCACCTGGCGATACATTACGCTGAATAATCATGCCATCAAACGGCGCGTAAATGTTCAGGTAACCAATCATGGTACGTACTGAAGCTACGTTAGACCGCTCAGAGCCAGCAATAGCGGCATCGGCTTTTGTTTTAGCCAGGGCATTGTCCAGATCAAGCGGCGATACCGAACCGGGTTCTTGAGCGGCTTGTTTCAAACGTTGGTATTTTTCTTGGCTGGCCACAGCGGTTTCCTGCGCTTGTAAATACCGGGAGTTGGCTGCCTGCAATTGTGATTGCATTTCGGGCGCTTCTAGCGTAACCAGTAACTGACCCTTACGTACTATGGAGCCGCGGTCAACATACATCTTCTTCACAAAGCCGTTAACTCTCGGGAACAAGTTTACTTCATTAAACGGCTTTAACTGCCCGGGTAAGCGGATGGACGTAGATAATCCTTTCTCCGTTATGGTGCCCAACTCACTTTTGTTAGTTGTGGATTTGGCGTCTTCATTAGCCGTTAAATCAACCGGCTTTT
This region includes:
- a CDS encoding RagB/SusD family nutrient uptake outer membrane protein produces the protein MKQISKLIYSAAAATCLMVAPTSCKKSFLDENQITKLTTQNFQTASGLDGLSIGMYQSLRFHFNYEWAYSTTNYGTDEFDVGGDRTEQMFNSYDANLTSQNGDVSSVWDNMYENINSANIMIQNVPQYYGGGANANTRLGEGYFMRAFDYFKLVKQFGGVPLKLVPSTNIEEEFTRATAQATCDQIVQDFTQAYNLLPATVSETGRLTKWAAAHFLAKVYLYRASEINSDWNSKTMTDDLQNAIKYADLVINTGGFSLATNFSDLWNFTTVDGSNETNKEIILAAQFSNNTATQGRYGNQVHLYYPSIYQNLPGMQRDIPGDREFQRLRTTDYAIDVYDRVNDSRFWKSFKTRYLCNKPSSAPTWTATTAPNASLVGKAKFAGGEESILYIVNGAGDSRYTSSNIALRAPSMYVRYFAGQAENMLGGHGNYGTSQYVALSKFMDGSRNAVASQFGQRDGILARLAETYLIAAEAYGRLGQYGSAIPYLNKVRDRAAYKAGEDRSAYVDGGIAYKNNTAANTAQYVSYSDKNTYFESNNIPVTTTSTLSSMHLNSEADIFNSNTEFYTKVGAASQSDKFIAFILNERSRELMGELMRWEDLSRTKTLLARATAFNDEAKPIIPKHLLRPIPQTYLDGVKQNGSILTGAQKTAVQNPGW
- a CDS encoding ATP-binding protein, which gives rise to MENTFGMDIIPDNDQERLAALQRYRILDTPTERAFDKVVELAAELFQVPVALISLVDAEQVFYKATVGMGDVRCGSRGHCVCALAIVNSECTIIENALQDPLFDHNPLVHGSFGLRFYAGAPLITHDGYFIGTICVIDTQPRLFNPQEEKVLKRMAAVVMEQIELRLTNLREAEKQARANNELAESYKKLAASEQRFQNILDTMAEGVGIIDLDGCLTYSNAMAQRILGLSQSEINKRTYYDAKWQNVRLDGTPLPKEDHPMSIMLNTGMAVYDYEIGVKPQEGEVFYLSINAAPIIDQNTGKITGGIATFMDVTNRRRVMQQKDEFISVASHELKTPVTSLTASMQLMERMIDNPKPAVISKLINQANKSLKKLNSLIKDLLNSTRISEGQLHLRKVEFTIADMITDCCHHIRTAGKHEIVLQGDLNLKIYADEQQIDQVVVNLVNNAVKYAPDSKEICITVGREKNRVKVSVADKGPGIDPDTIPHLFDRYYRADYSGIQFSGLGLGLYICAEIIRKHGGEIGVDSQLSEGSTFWFTLPLS
- a CDS encoding TonB-dependent receptor, translating into MLNKLLSLFLLLLITKAGFSQSQVAGFIADNLTHSPIHGVTVIVDPGNRTDVTDEGGRFSFRNLPASARVITFSAVGYSKASIRLAEFKSGQTIYLAQHNTQLADVIIAAGNTNPYKAISETDIKLRGVSNSQEVLRIVPGLFIGQHQGGGKAEQIFLRGFDNDHGTDINMSVDGMPINMVSQAHGQGYADSHFIIPGTIENTVYEKGMYNAQKGDLAVTGFVDFHTADALNTNMIKLEAGQYNTYRVLGMVNLLSDKAKANNQSWYAASEYRYSNSYFDNPQHFQRFNFFTKYHGKLNANNWLTLSASTLYSKWNASGQIPESAVNDGSVGFYGALNPNEGGITSRTNLNAQLITTLPNHDLIKNQLYYSRYKFDLHTNFTFYLVDTVNGDEIRQREARNLYGYNGSYLHESYIGNHKLTTEAGLNARLDATTNSELSHTVNRYTLVDPIKLGDITELNAGAYLNETFQLTNRFTVNAGLRFDQFYYKYNNKLASDSTLNGAGIYKANNNIISPKLKLNYQASNKAQFYWFLGKGFHSNDTRVVVAEKGLQTLPAAYGTDLGTVLKPINNLLLNAAVWYSYLQKEYVYAGDGGTVDFSGRTRRIGFDLSARYQPVKTIYFDADLNYAHGRAIDDPKGANYIPLAPVWSSTGGITYIFKDGFNGSFRYRWLRDRPANEDYSLKAEGYFVNDLVLNYTKRKYEIGLTINNLFNVKWKETQFETVTRLKNQQAVDGIAFTAGTKFFAVGHISYFFK
- a CDS encoding SusC/RagA family TonB-linked outer membrane protein — protein: MRENLYYLSLQAAPKHKIKNKILILCAVASLFNALPQNATAHTQNYNPADYRFEQLPQVPPKVTGKVTDEKGSPLIGVSIKVKGTTNGTVSDINGNFSVNVPDGTANPTLVVSYIGYLTQELAVNDRAQINVQLKESANALSDVVVVGYNTVKRTDVTSSVVSVSAEEIRSRPVANALQAIQGKAAGVDVTSSERPGEIGSIRIRGNRSLNATNNPLYVVDGIPLSSGGIENINPNDIEAIDILKDASATAIYGSRGANGVVVVTTKRGKAGRLSLEYVGTSTIEGIKDRLQLMNSGQYIEFRRDAYRRLTYLNNFNPTLYKYTNGYPNGAPTLAADAAIFPNDAVAFANIQKGYQNGAWDGSLVPTTDWTGMVKRTGVTQDHIVSASGGTDKVKAYSSFGFLHQEGTQLGQDYTRYSAKVSVDVNPVKWFAMGGTIDATFSKQNYGFSTTNATGPGSLYAAAQGMLPYAVPFDANGNRINLPGGDVNILNPIGEDQYNINLRKVTRTLGSFYAEVTFLKGLKYRVNFGPDFYNNNNGRWMDQNSINRGGGEPGSTNYAQLNQTNNLSWSLDNLIYFDKMIGKHSFGITLLQNSTSYRQETSSMTATKLPYNSQLWYQLNSVSALDAFSTNLVQSSLVSYLARFNYNFNSKYILTAFGRWDGASQLAPGHKWDFFPSLSLAWRLDQENFIKKISWIDELKLRAGVGITGNAAIGPYSTEGVLQTLYYTYGSSVQPGYVSSDASLANPISFPNPQLGWEHTRQYNLGIDFNVLKGRVNGALDLYTSRTTDLLLLRNILSINGYTTSLTNVGETANKGFEITLNTVNIKSRDFNWTSTLNFGANKDRIVSLANGKVNDINNLWFIGQRLNVYYDYVKDRIWQNTPEDLAEMAKYKANGQIFNPGDIKVVDQNGDYKIDANNDRVVRGSSSPSWTGGITNTFTYKGIELSAFIFSRWNYLIQTGAESLQGRFAQRVVNYWTPTNPTNDYPSPNYNSAAGDAFKSSMNYQDGSFIKIRNITLGYFIPTKLVKKVKLSRVKVYAQALNPGLIYSKVNWIDPDLGTSNYNRGVVFGINVGF
- a CDS encoding efflux RND transporter periplasmic adaptor subunit, which translates into the protein MKYKFLLFAAISCTLYACSGNQKPVDLTANEDAKSTTNKSELGTITEKGLSTSIRLPGQLKPFNEVNLFPRVNGFVKKMYVDRGSIVRKGQLLVTLEAPEMQSQLQAANSRYLQAQETAVASQEKYQRLKQAAQEPGSVSPLDLDNALAKTKADAAIAGSERSNVASVRTMIGYLNIYAPFDGMIIQRNVSPGALVAPGKATDQPMLILQDIRRLRLEVNIPEDYVDKVNLSRPVQFTFNAMPGQQHTAKISRSANALGTMRQEAIEVDVMNISGKLKPGMYAEVQIPMLSGAKSLLVPNSAIVRSTEREYVVAVRSGKAALVDVKEGLTSHDSTEVFGNLKANEQIMLHASDDIKEGDAVK